Proteins encoded by one window of Streptacidiphilus sp. PB12-B1b:
- the mca gene encoding mycothiol conjugate amidase Mca, with the protein MTEQLRLMAVHAHPDDESSKGAATMASYAARGVDVMVATCTGGERGSILNPKLQGDPWIEENIHEVRAKEMDAAREILGVKQAWLGFVDSGLPEGDPLPPLPEGCFALQPVEVATEALVRLIREFRPHVMTTYDENGGYPHPDHIMTHTISMAAFEAAGDPDAFPDAGEPWQPLKVYYNQGISLERITALDAAMKARGLESPYTEWIARWEDRGRKAREITTRVPCGEYFEVRDRALLAHATQIDPDGPWFRIPLDIQREVWPTEDYELARSLVDTTLPEDDLFAGVTADIVPA; encoded by the coding sequence TTGACTGAGCAGTTGCGACTGATGGCGGTACACGCGCACCCGGACGACGAGTCCAGCAAGGGCGCGGCGACCATGGCCTCGTACGCGGCCCGAGGCGTCGATGTCATGGTGGCGACGTGCACGGGGGGCGAGCGCGGCTCGATCCTCAACCCGAAGCTGCAGGGGGATCCGTGGATCGAGGAGAACATCCACGAGGTGCGGGCCAAGGAGATGGACGCGGCCCGCGAGATCCTGGGCGTGAAGCAGGCATGGCTGGGGTTCGTCGACTCCGGCCTGCCCGAGGGCGACCCGCTGCCGCCGCTGCCGGAGGGGTGCTTCGCGCTCCAGCCGGTGGAGGTGGCCACCGAGGCGCTGGTGCGGCTGATCCGTGAGTTCCGGCCGCACGTGATGACCACGTACGACGAGAACGGGGGCTACCCGCACCCGGACCACATCATGACCCACACCATCTCCATGGCGGCGTTCGAGGCGGCCGGCGACCCGGACGCGTTCCCGGACGCGGGCGAGCCCTGGCAGCCGCTGAAGGTGTACTACAACCAGGGCATCTCGCTGGAGCGGATCACCGCGCTGGACGCGGCGATGAAGGCGCGCGGCCTGGAGTCCCCGTACACCGAGTGGATCGCCCGCTGGGAGGACCGGGGCCGCAAGGCGCGGGAGATCACCACCCGGGTGCCCTGCGGCGAGTACTTCGAGGTGCGGGACCGGGCGCTGCTGGCGCACGCCACGCAGATCGACCCGGACGGGCCGTGGTTCCGCATCCCGCTGGACATCCAGCGGGAGGTGTGGCCGACGGAGGACTACGAGCTGGCGCGGTCGTTGGTGGACACCACCCTGCCGGAGGACGACCTGTTCGCCGGCGTGACGGCGGACATCGTCCCGGCCTGA
- a CDS encoding HoxN/HupN/NixA family nickel/cobalt transporter, which translates to MAGTVARIRGALSRREWARMGGMAGFIVALHVLGFYTLIGIVSPAHYHVGGQAFGVGMGVTAYTLGMRHAFDADHIAAIDNTTRKLMADRQRPLSVGFWFSLGHSSVVFGLCVLLSLGVRALAGQVENGSSALQHYTGIIGTSVSGVFLMIIAVINTVVLLGIVKVFRRMRTGDYDEAELEAHLENRGLINRILRPVMRTITKPWQMYLVGLLFGLGFDTATEVSLLVLAGGASAFALPWYAILCLPVLFAAGMSLLDTIDGSFMNFAYDWAFSKPVRKVYYNITITALSVAVAVLIGGVELLGLLAQQLDITTGVLGWIAGIDLNNVGFVIVGLFVVVWAGALLYWRFGNVEEKWSQTLREAEAGTAA; encoded by the coding sequence ATGGCGGGGACCGTCGCACGGATACGCGGGGCGCTGAGCCGCCGCGAGTGGGCCCGGATGGGCGGCATGGCCGGGTTCATCGTCGCGCTGCACGTCCTCGGCTTCTACACGCTCATCGGCATCGTCAGCCCGGCCCACTACCACGTCGGCGGGCAGGCCTTCGGCGTCGGCATGGGCGTCACCGCCTACACCCTGGGCATGCGCCACGCCTTCGACGCCGACCACATCGCGGCCATCGACAACACCACCCGCAAGCTCATGGCCGACAGGCAGCGTCCGCTGTCCGTCGGCTTCTGGTTCTCCCTCGGCCACTCCTCGGTGGTCTTCGGGCTGTGCGTGCTGCTCTCCCTCGGCGTTCGCGCCCTCGCGGGCCAGGTCGAGAACGGCTCCTCCGCGCTCCAGCACTACACCGGGATCATCGGCACCAGCGTCTCCGGCGTCTTCCTGATGATCATCGCGGTGATCAACACGGTGGTGCTGCTGGGCATCGTCAAGGTGTTCCGCCGGATGCGCACCGGCGACTACGACGAGGCCGAGCTGGAGGCGCACCTGGAGAACCGCGGCCTGATCAACCGCATCCTGCGGCCGGTGATGAGGACCATCACCAAGCCCTGGCAGATGTACCTGGTCGGGCTGCTGTTCGGGCTGGGCTTCGACACCGCCACCGAGGTCTCGCTGCTGGTGCTGGCGGGCGGCGCCTCCGCGTTCGCGCTGCCCTGGTACGCGATCCTCTGCCTGCCGGTGCTGTTCGCCGCCGGGATGTCGCTGCTGGACACCATCGACGGCTCGTTCATGAACTTCGCCTACGACTGGGCGTTCTCCAAGCCGGTGCGCAAGGTGTACTACAACATCACCATCACCGCGCTCAGCGTCGCCGTGGCCGTGCTCATCGGCGGAGTGGAGCTGCTCGGCCTGCTCGCCCAGCAGCTGGACATCACCACCGGGGTGCTCGGCTGGATCGCCGGGATCGACCTCAACAACGTCGGCTTCGTCATCGTCGGACTCTTCGTCGTGGTCTGGGCGGGCGCGCTGCTGTACTGGCGCTTCGGCAACGTCGAGGAGAAGTGGTCCCAGACCCTGCGCGAGGCCGAGGCCGGCACCGCCGCCTGA
- a CDS encoding Lrp/AsnC family transcriptional regulator: protein MPNNPYARQSHLDDVDRAILRILADNARTPNNAVADAVGIAPSTCLARIRALRERGVIRAFRAEIAPAAIGLPLQAMISVRLRAHTREQNESFRDTAPDLPGVVAVFHMAGSDDYLLHVALAHPDALRDFVVDHLTTHPAVAQTRTNLIFEQIAGRRQLTP from the coding sequence GTGCCGAACAATCCCTACGCCCGGCAGTCGCACCTCGACGACGTGGACCGGGCCATCCTGCGGATCCTCGCCGACAACGCCCGCACCCCGAACAACGCCGTCGCGGACGCGGTGGGCATCGCCCCCTCGACCTGCCTGGCGCGGATACGCGCGCTGCGCGAGCGCGGGGTGATCCGCGCGTTCCGGGCCGAGATCGCGCCCGCGGCGATCGGGCTGCCGCTGCAGGCGATGATTTCGGTCCGGCTCCGGGCGCACACCCGGGAGCAGAACGAGAGCTTCCGGGACACCGCACCCGACCTGCCCGGCGTCGTCGCCGTCTTCCACATGGCCGGCTCCGACGACTACCTCCTGCACGTCGCCCTCGCCCACCCGGACGCGCTGCGCGACTTCGTGGTCGACCACCTCACCACCCACCCGGCGGTGGCCCAGACCCGGACCAATCTGATCTTCGAGCAGATCGCCGGACGGCGGCAGCTGACGCCCTGA
- a CDS encoding histidine decarboxylase, giving the protein MIRTETLPAPADHDRPAGLEPDAREFAIPAGGLDQEQRLRALNRMDEYLTRKRRHLLGFQATQEMGGSAFDLGRFMQHNINNLGDPFQSGGYKPNTKAVERAVLDYYAALWHAAGPHHPDDPESYWGYVLSMGSTEGNMYALWNARDYLSGKPLIRPRAGAPDSRAAEPAVPTGLPGLHGPNARRPVAFYSEDTHYSFAKAVCVLGVETFHAVGVEQYPGECPLVGPQGEPRDWPAEVPSRSGPSGHSWDGTGEIDIDALAALVEFFAAKGHPVFVSLNLGSTFKGAHDDVRGVCERLLPIFERHGLIQGPVVHGRDRATGEPSTDLRRRFWIHVDGALGAGYAPFMRMAGADDATDFGWAPETGLPEFDFGLTLPTRDFGELDMVSSIAMSGHKWLGAPWPCGIYMTKVKYQVAPPSQPDYTGAPDTTFAGSRNGFSPLVLWDHLSRHSYQDQVDRIRRSQQLAAYLEQQLRLLELEKDVDLWPARTPGAITVRFRKPGPELVAKWSLSSQDVLTVPGDETSRRSYAHVFLMSSVDRAKLDALLTDLGNDPVILGTARPAAAAAAATAAGATATAADQPTPGSGEARPTARRASPVVRHPW; this is encoded by the coding sequence ATGATCCGAACCGAGACCCTGCCCGCCCCCGCGGACCACGACCGGCCCGCCGGGCTGGAGCCGGACGCCCGCGAGTTCGCCATACCGGCGGGCGGGCTGGACCAGGAGCAACGGCTGCGCGCCCTCAACCGCATGGACGAGTACCTGACCAGGAAGCGCCGCCACCTGCTCGGCTTCCAGGCCACCCAGGAGATGGGCGGCAGCGCCTTCGACCTCGGCCGGTTCATGCAGCACAACATCAACAACCTCGGCGACCCGTTCCAGAGCGGCGGCTACAAGCCCAACACCAAGGCCGTCGAGCGCGCCGTGCTCGACTACTACGCCGCCCTGTGGCACGCCGCGGGGCCGCACCACCCGGACGACCCCGAGTCGTACTGGGGCTACGTGCTCTCCATGGGCTCCACCGAGGGCAACATGTACGCGCTCTGGAACGCCCGCGACTACCTGAGCGGCAAACCGCTGATCCGCCCCCGAGCGGGCGCCCCGGACAGCCGGGCCGCCGAGCCGGCCGTGCCGACCGGGCTGCCTGGCCTGCATGGCCCCAACGCCCGCCGCCCGGTCGCCTTCTACTCCGAGGACACCCACTACTCCTTCGCCAAGGCCGTCTGCGTGCTGGGCGTCGAGACCTTCCACGCCGTGGGCGTCGAGCAGTACCCCGGCGAGTGCCCGCTGGTCGGGCCGCAGGGGGAGCCGCGCGACTGGCCCGCCGAGGTGCCCTCGCGCAGCGGCCCCTCGGGGCACTCCTGGGACGGCACCGGCGAGATCGACATCGACGCCCTGGCGGCGCTGGTGGAGTTCTTCGCCGCCAAGGGCCACCCGGTCTTCGTCAGCCTCAACCTCGGCAGCACCTTCAAGGGCGCCCACGACGACGTCCGCGGCGTCTGCGAGCGCCTGCTGCCGATCTTCGAGCGGCACGGGCTGATCCAGGGCCCGGTCGTCCACGGCCGGGACCGGGCGACCGGCGAGCCCTCGACCGACCTGCGCCGACGCTTCTGGATCCATGTGGACGGCGCCCTCGGGGCCGGCTATGCGCCGTTCATGCGGATGGCCGGTGCGGACGACGCCACGGACTTCGGCTGGGCCCCCGAGACCGGGCTGCCGGAGTTCGACTTCGGCCTCACCCTGCCCACCCGGGACTTCGGCGAGCTCGACATGGTCTCCTCCATCGCCATGAGCGGGCACAAGTGGCTGGGCGCGCCCTGGCCGTGCGGCATCTACATGACCAAGGTCAAGTACCAGGTCGCGCCGCCCTCCCAGCCGGACTACACCGGCGCGCCCGACACCACCTTCGCGGGCTCCCGCAACGGCTTCTCACCGCTGGTGCTCTGGGACCACCTCTCCCGCCACTCCTACCAGGACCAGGTGGACCGGATCCGCCGCTCCCAGCAGCTGGCCGCCTACCTGGAGCAGCAACTGCGGCTGCTGGAGCTGGAGAAGGACGTCGACCTCTGGCCGGCCCGCACCCCGGGCGCCATCACCGTACGGTTCCGCAAGCCCGGCCCCGAGCTGGTGGCCAAGTGGTCCCTCTCCTCCCAGGACGTCCTCACCGTCCCGGGCGACGAGACCAGCCGCCGCAGCTACGCCCACGTCTTCCTGATGTCCTCGGTCGACCGGGCCAAGCTGGACGCGCTGCTGACGGACCTCGGCAACGACCCGGTCATCCTCGGCACGGCGCGCCCCGCAGCCGCAGCCGCAGCCGCAACCGCCGCCGGTGCGACGGCGACGGCTGCGGACCAGCCGACGCCCGGGTCAGGCGAGGCCAGGCCCACCGCTCGCCGCGCCTCGCCCGTCGTCAGGCATCCATGGTGA
- a CDS encoding putative quinol monooxygenase: protein MSVQATNTFHAKPNRADELIAALRQVLPDTLTHDGCEEIRLWRDQDDQDRVVSLTRWATRRDYEAYLEWRDGTGDTAMFREMLTEDMEVRFHDEVFTMDA, encoded by the coding sequence GTGAGCGTTCAGGCCACGAACACCTTCCATGCCAAACCCAACCGTGCCGACGAACTCATCGCCGCTCTCCGTCAGGTGCTACCCGACACGCTCACGCATGACGGGTGCGAGGAGATCCGGTTGTGGCGTGACCAGGACGACCAGGACAGGGTGGTGTCCCTCACCCGCTGGGCCACCCGCCGGGACTACGAGGCATACCTCGAGTGGCGCGACGGCACGGGCGACACGGCGATGTTCCGAGAGATGCTGACCGAGGACATGGAGGTCCGCTTCCACGACGAAGTCTTCACCATGGATGCCTGA
- a CDS encoding inositol monophosphatase family protein, with the protein MTDPALLPPVLQAARILGTWLAQQERPRPARTMAEFKDVFDAVDTPAAALLHQHLDPLLPGVPWAEDLYARPLPAGELWVVDVMDGAVQYLQGLPQWSISITLVQDREPVATVLHSPLLGESYTAARGHGAHRNGAPITPSDKQDPAVALLATSQPPFIAAQPEAATAAGRSLSALLPLVGAVRNLGPTSWQIADTAAGRIDAFWQYGRDDENLLGPTLIAREAGTLVTDTTGTPWQAGSDSFLAAPPALHQQVLTLIAPR; encoded by the coding sequence ATGACCGACCCCGCACTCCTGCCCCCCGTGCTCCAGGCCGCCCGCATCCTGGGAACATGGCTCGCGCAGCAGGAACGCCCCCGGCCCGCCCGCACCATGGCCGAGTTCAAGGACGTCTTCGACGCCGTGGACACCCCCGCGGCAGCGCTGCTCCACCAGCACCTGGACCCACTCCTGCCCGGCGTCCCGTGGGCCGAGGACCTGTACGCGCGGCCGTTGCCCGCCGGTGAGCTGTGGGTGGTGGACGTGATGGACGGCGCCGTGCAGTACCTGCAGGGCCTGCCCCAGTGGAGCATCAGCATCACCTTGGTCCAGGACCGCGAGCCGGTGGCCACCGTCCTGCACAGCCCCCTACTGGGCGAGAGCTACACCGCGGCGCGCGGCCACGGCGCCCACCGCAACGGCGCACCGATCACCCCCTCGGACAAGCAGGACCCGGCGGTCGCCCTGCTGGCCACCAGCCAGCCGCCGTTCATCGCCGCGCAGCCCGAGGCGGCAACAGCGGCGGGACGCTCCTTGAGCGCGCTTCTGCCGCTCGTCGGCGCCGTCCGCAACCTCGGCCCCACCTCCTGGCAGATCGCGGACACCGCCGCAGGGCGCATCGACGCGTTCTGGCAGTACGGCCGCGACGACGAGAACCTCCTCGGCCCCACACTGATCGCCCGCGAAGCCGGCACCCTGGTCACCGACACCACAGGCACGCCCTGGCAGGCCGGTTCGGACAGCTTCCTCGCCGCCCCGCCCGCCCTCCACCAGCAGGTGCTCACCCTCATCGCCCCCCGCTGA
- a CDS encoding Lrp/AsnC family transcriptional regulator, protein MKDPVESEVLDELDQRLIAALQCDGRLTAERAARVLGLSARLAGRRLAALLAGGAVRVVAVPPREGPGSAMLLRIKVLRGKLDTITAALAARPDIAFIDMSAGGEEVTAVLSAAAGPRGRLVFRQLPATSAITSVSAQTVLHVYADATDWRLDALTEAERGELTPAGTPSRSAAELSPFDRDLADALQGDARLTASALAARTGHPESTVRRRLGALLRDRALITQVVVDPRRLGLEVDANLYLQVPPAHLDAAGRALAAHPAVHGVIALTGSANLSAAVWLRDLEALHTFITRDLAPLSVTGIDTVLVGRAVKRPGHAPAGQ, encoded by the coding sequence GTGAAGGATCCAGTGGAGTCAGAGGTGTTGGATGAGCTCGATCAGCGGCTGATCGCGGCCCTGCAGTGCGACGGCCGACTGACCGCCGAACGCGCAGCTCGCGTCCTTGGCCTGAGTGCGCGCCTGGCCGGCCGGCGCCTGGCCGCGCTGCTGGCCGGCGGTGCTGTCCGGGTGGTCGCCGTACCGCCTCGTGAAGGCCCGGGCTCGGCGATGCTGCTGCGCATCAAAGTGCTGCGGGGCAAGCTCGACACCATCACCGCCGCCCTGGCCGCCCGCCCCGACATCGCGTTCATCGACATGTCCGCCGGCGGCGAAGAGGTCACCGCGGTCCTGTCTGCCGCTGCCGGGCCGCGCGGCAGGCTGGTGTTCCGGCAATTGCCCGCCACCAGCGCCATCACCTCGGTCAGCGCGCAGACGGTCCTGCATGTCTACGCGGACGCCACTGACTGGCGGCTGGACGCCCTGACCGAGGCCGAACGCGGCGAGCTCACGCCTGCCGGGACGCCGAGCAGATCCGCAGCAGAGCTGAGCCCGTTCGACCGGGATCTGGCGGATGCCCTTCAGGGCGACGCACGGCTCACCGCCTCCGCTCTCGCTGCGCGCACCGGCCATCCCGAGTCCACTGTCCGGCGGCGCCTGGGCGCACTGCTGCGCGACCGCGCGCTGATCACCCAGGTTGTCGTGGACCCTCGCCGCCTGGGACTGGAGGTCGATGCCAACCTCTACCTCCAGGTCCCGCCCGCGCATCTGGACGCCGCCGGGCGTGCCTTGGCGGCCCATCCGGCCGTGCACGGGGTGATCGCCCTGACCGGGTCGGCCAATCTGAGCGCCGCTGTGTGGCTGCGCGACCTCGAAGCCCTGCACACGTTCATCACTCGGGACCTCGCGCCGCTGTCGGTCACCGGCATCGACACGGTGCTGGTGGGCAGGGCTGTGAAGCGGCCCGGCCATGCACCTGCGGGTCAGTAG
- a CDS encoding nuclear transport factor 2 family protein — MSDTTLLPVLAEHVRAVNDFDEDAILATFAEDAFVNDVRREFRGAAAIRRWVAKEIVGDRVTLEVTEVLDHYGDQIVRARYDGQYDKTNLHGELIMTNYFTVCDGKITSLIIVRNEPAY; from the coding sequence ATGTCCGACACCACGCTGCTTCCGGTCCTGGCCGAGCACGTCCGCGCCGTCAACGACTTCGACGAGGACGCGATCCTCGCCACCTTCGCCGAGGACGCCTTCGTCAACGACGTGCGCCGCGAGTTCCGCGGGGCTGCGGCCATCCGCCGCTGGGTGGCCAAGGAGATCGTCGGGGACCGGGTCACCCTGGAGGTGACCGAGGTCCTGGACCACTACGGCGACCAGATCGTCCGCGCCCGCTACGACGGCCAGTACGACAAGACCAACCTGCACGGCGAACTGATCATGACCAACTACTTCACCGTCTGCGACGGAAAGATCACCTCGCTGATCATCGTCCGCAACGAACCCGCCTACTGA
- a CDS encoding MerR family transcriptional regulator, translating to MSQALTVGDFSRMTHLSVKTLRHYHQVGLLEPDRVDPDTGYRYYTAEQIPTAQVIRRLRDLDMPIPDVRAVLGAPDATVRGELIAGHLDRLEIELDRTRSAVDSLRNLLRRPAEAPVEHRTVPACPAVGISAAVDRGDLLPWWQGALAEVHAAVEAQRLEATGPSGGLYASEIFQDDHGRATVFVPVQGSVRAIGRVESLVVPAAELAVITHHGPLADVDLTYGELGAYTTRHEISVAGPLREYYLRDARHTPDPTQWTTEIGWPVFRAEHDH from the coding sequence ATGAGCCAGGCACTGACGGTCGGGGACTTCTCCCGCATGACGCACCTGAGCGTCAAGACGCTGCGCCACTACCACCAGGTCGGCCTGCTGGAGCCCGACCGCGTCGACCCCGACACCGGCTACCGCTACTACACCGCCGAGCAGATCCCCACCGCCCAGGTCATCCGCCGCCTGCGCGACCTCGACATGCCCATCCCGGACGTCAGAGCCGTCCTGGGCGCTCCGGATGCGACCGTGCGCGGTGAGCTGATCGCCGGTCATCTGGACCGCCTGGAGATCGAGCTGGACCGGACCCGCTCCGCAGTCGATTCCCTGCGCAACCTGCTGCGGCGCCCCGCGGAGGCCCCCGTCGAGCACCGCACGGTACCGGCCTGCCCTGCTGTGGGCATCAGCGCCGCCGTGGACCGCGGCGACCTGCTGCCGTGGTGGCAGGGGGCGCTGGCCGAGGTGCATGCCGCGGTGGAGGCCCAGCGGTTGGAGGCGACCGGTCCCAGCGGCGGCCTGTACGCGAGCGAGATCTTCCAGGACGATCACGGCCGGGCCACGGTCTTCGTGCCCGTGCAGGGAAGCGTGCGTGCCATCGGCCGGGTCGAGTCCCTGGTGGTGCCGGCTGCGGAGCTGGCGGTCATCACCCACCACGGTCCGCTGGCCGACGTCGATCTCACCTACGGCGAGCTGGGCGCCTACACCACCCGGCACGAGATCAGCGTCGCCGGCCCCCTGCGCGAGTACTACCTGCGCGATGCCCGCCACACCCCCGACCCCACCCAGTGGACCACCGAGATCGGCTGGCCCGTCTTCCGAGCCGAGCACGATCACTAG
- a CDS encoding VOC family protein, translating into MKSSETPAHEGIHHIKLPVTDLERSARWYGAVLGARRLTELDHRRPDGTLFAVILDVPGLGTRLELRLDPATAAALNGFDFLTLAVADRAAVDTWIVHLDALGVRHSPPVVGLVGWLLVVPDPDGLRLRLYTTRPHGLEPARVEFDSPWLGTGSAPSP; encoded by the coding sequence ATGAAATCCTCCGAGACCCCGGCCCATGAGGGTATCCACCACATCAAACTTCCCGTTACGGACCTGGAGCGCAGTGCCCGTTGGTACGGTGCCGTGCTCGGTGCGCGCCGTCTGACCGAGCTCGACCACCGCCGTCCGGACGGCACGCTGTTCGCCGTCATCCTCGACGTCCCCGGCCTGGGTACCCGTCTCGAACTGCGCTTGGACCCGGCGACCGCCGCCGCTCTCAACGGCTTCGACTTCCTCACCCTGGCCGTCGCGGACCGCGCTGCCGTGGACACGTGGATCGTGCACCTGGACGCGCTGGGCGTCCGCCACTCCCCGCCGGTCGTGGGGTTGGTGGGCTGGCTGCTGGTGGTGCCCGACCCGGACGGGCTGCGCCTGCGCCTCTACACCACCCGGCCGCACGGGCTGGAGCCCGCGCGTGTCGAGTTCGACTCGCCCTGGCTCGGCACCGGCAGCGCACCGTCACCCTGA
- a CDS encoding Uma2 family endonuclease — MSVDAVMHTEFPAGYVIFFGTDGKVVMTPQSFEHSSTIKSMQIDSLSLGRHAKTASDVYLDFPADENSAPDFAILREDAQRQGKRYGFEDVLLIAEVVSVSSARKDYDDCTAKYGRYGIPVYVVVDPYAAEVVVHTLPTGSGYIATHTHTYGSGKLPIELADGRTYTLDLDELPRPEADAN, encoded by the coding sequence ATGAGCGTCGACGCGGTCATGCACACCGAGTTCCCCGCTGGGTACGTGATCTTCTTCGGTACCGACGGGAAGGTGGTCATGACTCCGCAGAGCTTCGAGCACTCCAGCACGATCAAGTCGATGCAGATCGACTCGCTCTCGCTCGGCCGGCACGCGAAGACCGCCTCCGACGTCTACCTGGACTTCCCGGCCGACGAGAACTCTGCCCCGGACTTTGCGATCCTGCGGGAGGACGCGCAGCGGCAAGGCAAGCGCTACGGCTTCGAGGACGTGCTACTGATCGCCGAGGTGGTGTCGGTCTCCTCCGCGCGCAAGGACTACGACGACTGCACCGCGAAGTACGGCCGCTACGGCATCCCGGTCTACGTGGTGGTCGATCCGTACGCCGCGGAGGTCGTCGTCCACACCCTGCCCACCGGCTCCGGTTACATCGCGACCCACACGCACACGTACGGCTCGGGCAAGCTGCCCATCGAGCTGGCCGACGGGCGGACCTACACCCTCGACCTGGACGAGCTGCCCCGACCCGAGGCGGACGCCAACTGA
- a CDS encoding thioredoxin domain-containing protein codes for MPNRLAGATSPYLQQHADNPVDWWPWGPEAMAEAERRGVPVLLSVGYAACHWCHVMAHESFEDAGLAEYLNERFLPVKVDREERPDIDAVYMEAVQAATGQGGWPMTVFLTPGGEPFYFGTYFPPAPRHGLPSFRQVLEGVHAAWTERRDEVAEVSARIVADLAARGDVYGAAGKQPPTEAELHQAVTVLDSEFDERRGGFGGAPKFPPSMVLEFLLRHHAATGSGAALRMVERTCEAMARGGIYDQLGGGFARYSVDADWVVPHFEKMLYDNALLLRVYLHLFRATGSGTARRVATETADFLLAELRTPEGGFASALDADSPGPDGHNHEGVFYAWTPEQLDAVLGAQDGARAAAVFAVTAAGTFEGGMSVLQLPAEEDPAGEDPGWFASVRERLLAARAERPRPARDDKIVAAWNGLAIAALAETGALLDRPDYLDAAVRAAELLASVHLTDQGRLLRTSRDGRAGTNPGVLEDYADTAEGLLALYSATGEARWLTLAGGLLDAVLDHFADPATGGLYDTAVDAEKLIRRPQDPTDNAVPSGWTAAAGALLCYAALTGSARHREAAEAALGIVTALGSRAPRFIGWGLAVAEALVDGPREIAVVGPADDPATAALRSAALRSTAPGAVLAVGEPDGGGAVPLLADRPLLSGRPTAYVCRRFSCDTPVTTPEALTERLNS; via the coding sequence ATGCCCAATCGACTCGCAGGCGCCACGTCTCCGTACCTCCAGCAGCATGCCGACAACCCGGTCGACTGGTGGCCGTGGGGCCCCGAGGCGATGGCGGAGGCGGAGCGGCGGGGGGTGCCGGTGCTGCTCTCCGTCGGGTATGCGGCGTGCCACTGGTGCCATGTGATGGCGCACGAGAGCTTTGAGGACGCCGGGTTGGCGGAGTACCTCAATGAGCGGTTCCTGCCGGTCAAGGTGGACCGGGAGGAGCGGCCGGACATCGATGCCGTCTACATGGAGGCGGTGCAGGCGGCGACCGGGCAGGGCGGGTGGCCGATGACGGTGTTCCTCACGCCCGGCGGTGAGCCGTTCTACTTCGGGACCTACTTCCCGCCCGCGCCGCGGCACGGGCTGCCCTCGTTCCGGCAGGTGCTGGAGGGCGTCCACGCGGCGTGGACCGAGCGGCGGGACGAGGTGGCCGAGGTGTCCGCGCGGATCGTCGCGGACCTGGCCGCGCGCGGGGACGTGTACGGCGCGGCCGGAAAGCAGCCGCCCACCGAGGCCGAGCTGCACCAAGCCGTCACCGTGCTCGACAGCGAGTTCGACGAGCGGCGCGGCGGGTTCGGCGGCGCGCCCAAGTTCCCGCCGTCCATGGTGCTGGAGTTCCTGCTGCGGCACCATGCCGCCACCGGCTCCGGGGCGGCGCTGCGGATGGTCGAGCGCACCTGCGAGGCGATGGCGCGCGGCGGCATCTACGACCAGCTCGGCGGCGGCTTCGCCCGCTACTCGGTCGACGCCGACTGGGTGGTGCCGCACTTCGAGAAGATGCTGTACGACAATGCGCTGCTGCTCCGGGTGTACCTGCACCTGTTCCGGGCCACCGGCTCCGGGACGGCCCGGCGCGTGGCCACCGAGACCGCCGACTTCCTGCTGGCGGAACTGCGGACGCCCGAGGGCGGCTTCGCCTCCGCGCTGGACGCCGACAGCCCCGGCCCGGACGGTCACAACCACGAGGGCGTCTTCTACGCCTGGACGCCCGAGCAGCTCGACGCCGTCCTCGGTGCGCAGGACGGCGCCCGCGCCGCCGCCGTGTTCGCGGTCACCGCGGCCGGCACCTTCGAGGGCGGCATGTCCGTCCTGCAGCTGCCTGCGGAGGAGGACCCGGCGGGCGAGGACCCGGGCTGGTTCGCCTCCGTCCGGGAGCGGCTGCTGGCGGCGCGCGCGGAGCGGCCCCGGCCGGCCCGCGACGACAAGATCGTCGCGGCCTGGAACGGGCTGGCGATCGCCGCGCTCGCCGAGACCGGCGCCCTGCTGGACCGGCCCGACTACCTGGACGCCGCCGTCCGCGCCGCGGAGCTGCTGGCCTCCGTCCACCTCACGGACCAGGGACGGCTGCTGCGCACCTCCCGCGACGGCCGGGCCGGAACCAACCCGGGCGTGCTGGAGGACTACGCCGACACCGCCGAGGGTCTGCTCGCGCTCTACTCGGCCACCGGCGAGGCACGCTGGCTCACCCTCGCCGGAGGATTGCTGGACGCCGTCCTGGACCACTTCGCTGACCCGGCCACCGGCGGCCTGTACGACACCGCCGTGGACGCGGAGAAGCTGATCCGCCGCCCGCAGGACCCCACCGACAACGCCGTGCCCTCCGGCTGGACGGCGGCAGCCGGGGCCCTGCTCTGCTATGCCGCGCTGACCGGCTCGGCCCGCCACCGCGAGGCCGCCGAGGCGGCGCTCGGCATCGTCACCGCGCTGGGCTCGCGCGCCCCGCGCTTCATCGGCTGGGGCCTGGCCGTGGCCGAGGCCCTGGTCGACGGGCCGCGCGAGATCGCCGTGGTCGGCCCGGCCGACGACCCGGCGACCGCGGCACTGCGCAGCGCCGCGCTGCGGAGCACCGCCCCCGGCGCCGTCCTGGCCGTGGGCGAGCCGGACGGCGGCGGTGCCGTGCCGCTGCTGGCGGACCGGCCGCTGCTCTCCGGCCGGCCCACCGCGTACGTCTGCCGCCGCTTCAGCTGCGACACCCCGGTCACCACCCCCGAGGCCCTGACCGAGCGCCTGAACAGCTGA